The DNA sequence GTGTGATTGCAAGATATGCTGCTGGTGACACACTGCGCGAAGAAAGTCTTGCTGTTCTGCCAATAAAAGGGTCCACAAGAACCAGAAGTCGCATTAATGGTGAGTATTAtaacaacattatttaaaagaataaattcAGATTATTCTACTCACATTTAGTTAAATTCAGtcttaaaatatattatatggCTCTCACTGAAATAAATTTCCAAATATTTTGCTTTCATGGCTCTCTGAGTCAAAAAGGTTCCCGACCCCTGGTttaatgtcttgttgtggggagattgggaGGCTGTCTCCACCGCCCCCTagtgtctgttagtggaaaaccagcctcgGAATCCACAGACAGCAGCAGGTGCCGgatataagatcaaggcagtaaTGGCGTTATTTGTCGACATTCGTCGCGGCAGAGCCgacgaaaaagaagcagaggaaactGTCGTTGTCAGTGAGGAAGAGCGGATGTCGATTGTGGCTCCAAGGCTTGTGTTCACCGGCTCCAGATAAAACAAATGGTCAGGAGAGGTCGATGACGaatggatgtttacggtggtgtaTGCATGTACACTGTAGGTGGAGCTCCGTAGAGAACAAAGGCGAAAAAAGGACGACCAGACTTGCGAAGTTACGCTTTAACCAAGCCCTAAATATCACAACCGCAGCATAATTCCATCCTGAGCATCAATTATTCTATCAATTAACCTCTGGACAAACCAATGAAGTTGTATTAGATTATAGACTATAGATGACTGACCCTCTCGATGGCCTCCTTCTCCTGTAGGGTGACCTCGATGTAGTTGGTTTGTGGTGGACCCTGGGCCTCGGCTCCCTCGCTTCCCGTGTCGCCGCCACCACCCCGTGGCTCGTTCAGCATCTGTACaaactgctgctggtgctgcgtgatttgctgcaaaaaaaaaagaaaagtcagtgtGATTTAGTGACGTCTACAAATGACTGGATACTCCTGGAGGAACTCCATCCATTCTAAGAAAGTACAGCCTCATTTCAGATTAGTGTTACAGTCTCGTACATCGCAGTTATTTGTGTTACCAAGCTCATATGATGAGATATGATCTTTCATTGGAAACGCAAGTCAGACTAGAAAATTATGCGGCACAATTTTGATCGTGCCTGCTTTTTGCTGCCGATTTTGGGTGGATTAAACCTTTAAAACTCACAAGACGGTGACCTACAGGCgatataaaaatgtgaaaggCTCTCTTTAGAGACTGTGTGACGTTTATCCCTTAGAAATATAGTAAGACTCTGCTCctaaagtaacaaaaaaaatgttttatttttagtttcagGTGATTATGCGCTAATGGACATTTTGTCGTACTTGTTTGGttcacaaaatgttgaaaaaaaacgaCTAAAAAGGCAcaataaaacctgtgttttacagtgtttgcCATGTACAAAAGTTATCAAATAAAGTCATCAAGTACCTGCAGCAGCTGTGGGTTGTCTCTgccgagctgctgcagcagcgctGGTAGAAGCGCTGGGTTCTGCCGGATGATCTGTCTCATCTGCTGGAACTGAGGCTGGTTCCTCAGGAACTCCAGAGGGTTCGCCATGGGCGGAGCAGAGCCTCCTCCACCACCAGTGgagggagcagagggaggaggaggctgacTGACAGACACCGGccctgctggggggggggggagagagagagagagagagagagagcgcaagGGAGCACAGGAGGAAAATAAGCAGATGGACGAAGACATGGAAGAATAAACATGTGTGGAGAAGCGTGGTCTTACTGTTTGAGGGTGCTGTGGGCTGCTGTGGTGGCTGTGTCGCAGGGATCGGGGGGTTAGATGGAGcactgtgtctcactggttCTTGAGATGGGAGATCAGCGGCCTCTGCTGGAATCCCCTGCAGGATCAGCATCAACATTTACTACACACACCTGAGAGCACAGAGGCAGCGCTGTGAGCTGAGCAGGTTAAAGCCCCTCACTCACCATGAGCAGATACTCCACCGCTCGGTCCGGGTTGTTGTAGCTGGCTCTGAGCGCAGCGACGACCTGCTCCCGCTCATAACCCATGGACATGATCTCAGACACCAGGTTCTCATAGGCGGGGCCTGTTACTGTGGAAacgacagcagagagagagagagagagagagagagacgacacAGCAGGTGAGCAGATGGAAAGACACATTCTTGATTTATCTATTTGTTGTTTAGtgcataaaatgaatgaaaattgtttccccaaacctcaaaataaagatgtctttgttcagtttaaatgatttcttagttaaaaaaaggagcaaggaaagcagaaaatattcacatttaagaagctgaaaactctcaaactaaataaataagtggCGATTGCTGACTGTAACGAGACAAAGttactaaaacacacaaacgatCCATCTTTAATGACGACTTTTCGTGAAGGTCGGAGGCTCATCACATTTATATTCATCTGCCGTAGCCTGTTtgtttcacactcacacctcttGTACAATAACTGGATAAAAGGTTTTCATCTGTTCACAACAACAAAGTATAAAAAAGAAGataacaacctgaaactggggtaaaaaaacaaacagaaatgagcCAAGGATCATGAGAAGCTTGTGATGGAAGAGGCTCTGgagtttgaagaagaagaatgacagTTGAATTTACCCAGTATTGACGCCGCTTCTTCAAGGAGTCCCAGTTCATCAACAAGGCTGAGAAACATGAGGACAAAGAAAGCAGTGAGTCAGTGTTTCAGAGGATAAACCATCACTGTCTCAAGAATTTACTTAAAACAGAGACGGAAATAAAACACGTCACAGCTGTAAGTGGAACGAGGAAGGCAAGATCGAACGTTTTTGCCAATATACAACCTGCTGCCGATAACAGACACTGATAAATACGCTGAGGTCATTTTTAGTCTCTTCTGTGGTGAAATTGATGTAATATTCTGTAGGGATGCATCATCACGTTGGACTTTTTTAACAATATCCCAAATGCCGATATATCAGTAGAGCTTTGGCCGATTACAAATATAGATACACAAAAGTGTTAGTGGTCACCGAGTCTCTTGGCGTGTCTGCTGATATTCAATAAATTGCCGATAATATCACGCATCTCTAATGTAAACCTCAGAATGCTAACATGCTCACTGCTAACAGCATTATGCTAAGCATGTGCTAATGAGcgctaaacacaaacacatgtcgATGTCGTTTGAAGTTAACCAGAATCATCAGGAACTTGTGTTCGTACacgtcagccaatcagaggaggtgaaaattaaagctccagtgtgtgactCCTAAACACTGCTAGCGCCGCTAGTGTCGCTAACCCCGGCATAGCCCCGCACCTCCGGTGAGCCTGCAGAACGTTCTGAAAGAACGACAACTGTTTCTCTTTCCACATTCATTTACGTATCTCACGACTACACTCAGGTTTCAGAGAAAAGTTCACTGCTGTCTCACAGCTGCCGCCCCgcctgtgtctccacagacacagacacaaaaaacccACTGCTGTAAAGTTGATGCATTTTATATCGTAAATGTATGAAACCTCTGAATCACGTATGGAAAATTTAGAGAGTCTTCACGACTTTGGACCGTGGAGGGAAACTTGACTACTCACAGAAACCTCATGCAGGTTTGAACCGTGAACCTTCTTGGTGTGTGGCAACAGTGCTGACCACTGCACCAACCCTGAGTGACAGCAGAACAGCTTTCCTCATAAAGCAGGTGATTAATGTACGTAGTGATGCGTTTCTTCTGACCTGGAGGCAGATGATTGCTCTGGTTCCGTGATCGAAGGCTGATCCTCTGGGTTTTCCTTCGGAGTGTCTTCTGGCTGTGCAGCGGGTGTAGACGTGTCTGCAGTGGCCGAGGCTGGCTGAACAGCTTCAGGAGCTGGAGCATCAGCTGGAGTCACAGCTGGAGCCGAGTCTGCCTTTGAgtccagagctgctgctgatgctgcttcaGCAGAATCTGTCGCTGTGTTTTCTGGGACTGAGGACGAGGACGGGGGTTCAGAGAGAGGCACTGACTGTGGAGCAGGTTCAGACACGGACGCCGCTTGTGTCGGTGGTGAGGCTACTTGTGCCGGGCCGGAGGCTGGTggtgaggtggaggaggaggaggctggtgCTGAAGCTGCAGCGGGTTGAGGAGACGGCTGAGGGGCCTCTTTTGGAGCAGGCGCTGCTTTTggctgaagaaaaaacagaaagtttAAGATAATTGTGTTTGGATATTTTGAGCAAGAAAAACTAAGGCAAAATTCAGATATACACTCCAACTTAGAGGGGAAAACTCAAAACCTTTAGAgtttaaaatatacagcctagaagtctAAAGTAACTACCACAtgcaccagcagagggcgcagtGAACAAAGCTCAGCCTTAGGTCCACTTTGAAtccatcagaaaaataaaacagtgatgcTTTTCTTGTTCTCAGGACCGGGGTTAACTTCTTACCATTAGGtattgctgtgaaaatggaggacacgAGCTAATCCGTCCTCCTGAGTGGACAAATTGACAAGTTTACATTGAAAGTCAACGCACAGACACGTCTTATATCTTGCATTGGCTGCGCAGCGCGGATTCTGTGTaatttttgtgtaaaaagtgACAGCAACACTCTTCTACACTAGACAGTTTATTTTATACTCAGTTTAATTTCCATATCAGTCCTAAAGTGATCGCTAAAAGTAAGTAACTCCCCAGCATCAGGAAAACGGCAAAAAAAATGCAAGTGAGGAAAACCACATTCAACAAAAAGCTCTTATGTGTGTCACTTTATCTCCCCATTAGACAGAGCTTTCAGAAGTTTGTAAGGTGTTTACGCTCctaagcccatagagaaaatcgtaATTTTTAGCTTACAGAGACACAGCTGGTCCGCTGCTTTCTCGTgtggcaagtttgtgtcacttaagccaatctgaacaaagaatttcaaacaccagAGTCACAAGAATAACACGTCTGagtttactgatggaggcagcagtgggtgaATGACCCCTGTGTGCTGGGATGTAAAatcgattttctctatggactttggtgcaggagaggaagttttttttgtaagtttCCAGACAGAAAATGCTGTCACACAGCAGAGATAAAGCAGAGAACATATTCATTTTCTAAGCACTGACCTtggttaccatgacaaccacGAAGTTCTTCTCATCTATTTTGTACTCTTTGAGCGGGGTGTCATCATTTAAGATTTTACCTGTGAAACAGAGGATAAACAGTGTTTAAGTGTGACGATAATCCGATTACACAGCTGAGATCAACATGGAGTGTTTGTATTTTGACCTCAGCAGAATCTCAGAATTGTGTGGACTTTTCTTCATAAACTTTTTAtgatacacgcacacacaccttcctAATCAGATTACATGCAGTATACTTCAGAATTAAAGCAGTATATTCATCATTAACTAATCTGTCACATGTTTGCTTGATTaaaatttcagaaaatgttgattggcgAGATGTTGctatatagagcaaagaaactagaaaatattcacattaaaaagctgaaaaatcagagaaactagttttaagtattaaaaaacaaaacactttaacCCAGTTTGGATTATAATGTCTGTTCCCATGGTtacaactagggctgcaacaattgatcaattattaaattatcCGTGGGccatatttgaatgttttaaaaagtcatcattgctcaaaataaaaataatcgttaaaacttaattgtttttggtttgtggacaaacacaggatATTTATTTCAAGGTTTGAGGAAATACTGATGCTGATGGATTTGTTATTTGCAGCTTTAAATTGCACAGTAGATGAGATTTTTCTTGCATTACTGTTCAATAATTCCATAAAGAACACAACATTCTGCACGTTCTCTGCACTCTGTTCACaacctcacaaacacaacacatctaCAGAAGGTAGACGCTCCTATTGGCTGCTATACGACAACAACGTCTCTGCACACAGGTCCCACATGTGGGTACACTGCACCAACAATAACGGCCTCTCTGGAGCAGAGTTTGGTTTTTCCGTGACTCTTTACCTGCGTCCACGTCGTCCTGTGTGAGTGTTTCTCACCTGCGTAGATGAGTTTCTGTCCAGCAGCAGGAAACGCATCTTTTCCTCTGTCGCCCTCTATTTTCTCCTTCAGGGTTTTCACCTGACAAATGTcaaacatataaaaacacacatcactaAAATCACAATAACATAAACGTGTTACACAGGGGTCAGTGGAAGGCCTCATGTCtgacactgtaaataaatgttatgaGAACATGTTACTGCTCAGAGGCTGATGATATACAGTGTTTTCCTGTGccatttttaaacagttttctgtaaacacggcatcgtttcaaaaaaacaacccaaaatgagtgaaatacaccaaaaactaGCATTTAACTTTATCTGTAATTTGCCCATTTTGTCTGTTTGATTTATCTTCTTATTTAAGATGtaaagtgaccttgagtgtttgaAAGGCACTTACAAATAAAACCTATGACTATTATTAGCATTACTATTATTAAACAGATAATGATGGTGACGAAAAAGACGTCAACACATgccagagcaagagagaggttGCATTACTGGTTGTATACATAAATGCCGATTCCATGAGGATAAAAGCCGATACAATTATCTTTAACTGTGTGAACATGCCCttagtgacctctaatggtgcTTCTAGCACGACTCAGCTCGAATTTACTTGGTTtttcagtgatagaacctggtacagTAACTGGTGGGTTTTTCAGTGCCTGCACTGgcgaggttcagctgagccaatactaaaatgtgacgtcaacagactgccggccactgactggccagagagTGATGTCACCAGAAGAgccatgagtgcgacgtccgacatGAGAATCAAcaccaaacaatgccaaactgtagatgagttaaaaatactaaaaaaagggaaatgtctaaaatgtcaatatttaacagaagagtctggtgtatttagcgacggcTCGTAACACTCACCGTCCTTCTTACACTTTATCGATTCATGCATTGGATTTATGTCACGCAGTTactcttccatccatccatcatctaccgcttcatcctctactggagggtcgcaggggctgctgtgccaatctcagctgacataggcagggtacaccatggacagcgccagtccatcacaggaccacacat is a window from the Solea solea chromosome 9, fSolSol10.1, whole genome shotgun sequence genome containing:
- the rad23ab gene encoding RAD23 homolog A, nucleotide excision repair protein b isoform X1; this translates as MLTITLKTLQQQTFKIEIDPEVTVKTLKEKIEGDRGKDAFPAAGQKLIYAGKILNDDTPLKEYKIDEKNFVVVMVTKPKAAPAPKEAPQPSPQPAAASAPASSSSTSPPASGPAQVASPPTQAASVSEPAPQSVPLSEPPSSSSVPENTATDSAEAASAAALDSKADSAPAVTPADAPAPEAVQPASATADTSTPAAQPEDTPKENPEDQPSITEPEQSSASSLVDELGLLEEAASILVTGPAYENLVSEIMSMGYEREQVVAALRASYNNPDRAVEYLLMGIPAEAADLPSQEPVRHSAPSNPPIPATQPPQQPTAPSNTGPVSVSQPPPPSAPSTGGGGGSAPPMANPLEFLRNQPQFQQMRQIIRQNPALLPALLQQLGRDNPQLLQQITQHQQQFVQMLNEPRGGGGDTGSEGAEAQGPPQTNYIEVTLQEKEAIERLKALGFPEGLVIQAYFACEKNENLAANFLLQQSWDDE
- the rad23ab gene encoding RAD23 homolog A, nucleotide excision repair protein b isoform X2; the encoded protein is MLTITLKTLQQQTFKIEIDPEVTVKTLKEKIEGDRGKDAFPAAGQKLIYAGKILNDDTPLKEYKIDEKNFVVVMVTKPKAAPAPKEAPQPSPQPAAASAPASSSSTSPPASGPAQVASPPTQAASVSEPAPQSVPLSEPPSSSSVPENTATDSAEAASAAALDSKADSAPAVTPADAPAPEAVQPASATADTSTPAAQPEDTPKENPEDQPSITEPEQSSASSLVDELGLLEEAASILVTGPAYENLVSEIMSMGYEREQVVAALRASYNNPDRAVEYLLMGIPAEAADLPSQEPVRHSAPSNPPIPATQPPQQPTAPSNRPVSVSQPPPPSAPSTGGGGGSAPPMANPLEFLRNQPQFQQMRQIIRQNPALLPALLQQLGRDNPQLLQQITQHQQQFVQMLNEPRGGGGDTGSEGAEAQGPPQTNYIEVTLQEKEAIERLKALGFPEGLVIQAYFACEKNENLAANFLLQQSWDDE